In Terriglobus sp. TAA 43, a single window of DNA contains:
- a CDS encoding TIGR03435 family protein: MGSAMCCAQMPMPPLLPGGGYTGELPQFDVMSVKPHKGGDDIMMMHWGEADYKAVNMTLKNMISNVYGVKSWLVFGLPSWAESSHWDIDAKVSTPDMSVMKKLTPEQRRVMIGGILKDRFGLVVHQEDKVQPVFVLTVLPTGSKLKASAPPAENPEPGKLTSGTWRIARGSMTATRTKMSTLAESLSYQVGRTIVDKTGLTGEYDLELKWTPEERANAATDNGTGDAPPAIYEALKEQLGLKLTADKAPVPTVVVDKITQPEEN, translated from the coding sequence CGAGTTGCCGCAGTTTGATGTGATGTCGGTCAAGCCGCACAAGGGAGGCGACGACATCATGATGATGCACTGGGGCGAGGCGGACTATAAAGCCGTGAACATGACGCTGAAGAACATGATCAGCAACGTGTACGGCGTGAAGTCGTGGCTGGTGTTCGGGTTGCCGTCGTGGGCGGAGTCGTCACACTGGGACATTGATGCGAAGGTGAGCACGCCTGACATGAGCGTGATGAAGAAGCTTACGCCTGAGCAGCGACGTGTGATGATTGGCGGCATTCTGAAAGACCGCTTTGGCCTGGTGGTTCACCAGGAAGACAAGGTGCAGCCGGTGTTTGTGCTGACCGTGTTGCCAACAGGCAGCAAGCTGAAGGCGAGTGCGCCTCCGGCAGAGAATCCGGAACCGGGCAAGCTGACCAGCGGCACGTGGCGTATTGCCCGCGGCAGTATGACCGCTACGCGGACGAAGATGTCGACGCTTGCAGAGAGCCTGTCATACCAGGTGGGCCGCACCATCGTCGATAAGACGGGACTTACCGGTGAGTACGACCTGGAGTTGAAGTGGACGCCGGAAGAGCGTGCGAATGCAGCCACAGATAACGGCACAGGGGATGCTCCGCCTGCGATCTATGAGGCTTTGAAGGAACAGTTGGGGTTGAAGCTAACGGCGGATAAAGCGCCTGTGCCTACGGTTGTGGTGGATAAGATTACGCAGCCAGAAGAGAACTGA
- a CDS encoding TIGR03435 family protein, whose product MRLAVAVALVALIVPSLSWAQDKVPTQFDVTVVRPSTPGENQMSLMWSSTEWKAKNLPLRLLIAFSNQVEPSLVLGLPAWAESSRWNIEGKVVDPAAKPMDKLSAAERRTLMSSALHDRFGMVTHTESKLQPVFVMTLAGDTLKIKQSPPLPAGQPAPKFGRTDWKMEGDVLHVKNATMAQLADQLTLRMQRNVIDKTGLSGEFDFAFQWPPEYRDRVAVNGGDQDAAPSIFESLKEQAGLKLTADKAPVPTVVVDAIVKPEEN is encoded by the coding sequence ATGAGGTTGGCTGTTGCGGTCGCGCTGGTTGCACTGATTGTGCCCTCACTTAGTTGGGCGCAGGACAAGGTGCCGACGCAATTCGATGTGACCGTGGTGCGGCCCAGTACGCCCGGTGAGAACCAGATGTCGCTGATGTGGAGCAGCACGGAGTGGAAGGCGAAGAATCTTCCGCTGCGGTTGCTGATTGCGTTCTCAAATCAAGTGGAGCCGTCGCTTGTTCTTGGATTACCGGCTTGGGCTGAATCTTCCCGTTGGAACATTGAGGGGAAGGTGGTTGATCCTGCGGCCAAGCCGATGGATAAGCTGTCTGCGGCTGAACGCAGGACGTTGATGTCGAGTGCATTGCACGACCGCTTCGGCATGGTGACGCACACAGAGAGCAAACTGCAGCCAGTGTTTGTGATGACGCTTGCGGGAGACACCTTAAAGATCAAACAAAGTCCGCCTTTGCCAGCAGGACAGCCAGCACCGAAATTTGGGCGCACAGACTGGAAGATGGAAGGCGACGTTCTGCATGTGAAGAATGCGACCATGGCGCAACTGGCGGACCAACTGACGCTTCGCATGCAGCGCAACGTGATTGACAAGACAGGACTGAGCGGCGAGTTCGACTTTGCGTTTCAATGGCCGCCGGAATATCGCGATCGCGTGGCTGTGAACGGTGGTGACCAGGATGCTGCACCGAGCATCTTCGAGAGTTTGAAAGAACAGGCCGGGTTGAAGCTGACCGCGGATAAGGCTCCTGTGCCTACGGTTGTGGTGGATGCGATTGTGAAGCCAGAAGAGAACTGA
- a CDS encoding TIGR03435 family protein, which produces MKMEKAMIAMVMVLPCVAVSQEKTPVQFDVITVKPHKESGGMSGWRWTSTGIEMTNVSLKTMISTSNSVQPWLVFGLPSWAESSRWDILAKVTDPEMKPIEKVTTKERVALIGSIAHDRFGLVEHNETKVQPVFVMTVMPDGVKLKESPPPPKGEPEPKFGRGSFLMNDGVVQAKYVKMGFLADMLSPHLERTVLDKTGLTGEYDFEIHWQPESRTKGADNGAADSDAPPTIIEAVKQQLGLKMTTDKAPVPTVVVDKIEQPEAN; this is translated from the coding sequence ATGAAGATGGAGAAGGCGATGATTGCGATGGTGATGGTGTTGCCTTGTGTGGCGGTGTCGCAAGAGAAGACGCCTGTGCAGTTCGACGTGATTACGGTGAAGCCGCACAAAGAAAGCGGCGGCATGAGCGGATGGCGCTGGACGAGCACCGGCATTGAGATGACCAATGTCTCACTGAAGACGATGATCTCTACCTCAAACAGCGTGCAGCCGTGGCTGGTGTTCGGTTTGCCTTCGTGGGCAGAGTCGTCGCGATGGGACATTCTGGCGAAGGTGACCGATCCGGAGATGAAACCGATCGAAAAGGTCACGACGAAGGAAAGGGTTGCGTTGATTGGAAGCATTGCCCATGACCGGTTTGGGCTGGTGGAGCACAACGAAACCAAGGTGCAACCGGTGTTTGTGATGACGGTGATGCCGGATGGTGTGAAGCTCAAGGAGAGTCCGCCACCGCCGAAGGGAGAACCGGAGCCGAAGTTTGGGCGTGGTTCGTTTCTGATGAACGACGGGGTGGTGCAGGCCAAGTACGTGAAGATGGGTTTCCTGGCGGATATGCTGTCGCCGCATTTGGAGCGCACGGTTCTGGATAAGACCGGCCTTACAGGCGAATACGACTTTGAAATTCATTGGCAGCCAGAGTCCCGCACGAAAGGCGCGGACAATGGTGCAGCGGATAGTGATGCTCCGCCGACGATCATTGAAGCTGTGAAGCAACAGCTTGGATTGAAGATGACTACGGATAAGGCGCCTGTGCCCACTGTTGTCGTCGACAAGATTGAGCAGCCTGAGGCGAACTGA
- a CDS encoding TIGR03435 family protein, which produces MLLPTALRYVGVLLLLLVPWPAAWSQSTPQFDAIVVRQHDPRDVSQDGGIHWSGLTFEANNVPLTFLMTQAFGVKKWLIDGLPAWAEKNTWDVNAKVAASDLKLMQNLTREQRSQMLQTILTEQFRLRYHFGEKLQPVYELSVLPAGPKFKASANIDGTKRGFGGWTFIAGLAQCERITMAQFANGLSPLVERVVLDRTDLTGTYDIEVRWTPEKSANAANDNGLDAAATPGIVTALREQAGLKLTSAKAMVPLLVIDGMEQPEQQ; this is translated from the coding sequence ATGTTGCTTCCGACGGCGTTGCGCTATGTGGGTGTCTTGCTGTTGCTTCTCGTGCCGTGGCCTGCGGCGTGGTCACAGAGCACGCCACAGTTTGATGCCATCGTGGTGAGGCAGCACGATCCGCGTGATGTGAGCCAGGATGGAGGCATTCACTGGAGCGGCCTGACGTTTGAGGCGAACAACGTGCCGTTGACGTTCCTGATGACGCAGGCCTTTGGTGTGAAGAAGTGGCTCATTGATGGTCTGCCTGCCTGGGCAGAGAAGAACACGTGGGATGTAAACGCAAAAGTTGCCGCCAGCGATCTGAAGCTGATGCAGAACCTCACTCGCGAGCAACGCAGCCAGATGTTGCAAACCATACTGACGGAGCAGTTCCGACTGCGATATCACTTTGGTGAGAAGCTGCAGCCCGTGTACGAACTGAGCGTTCTGCCCGCAGGGCCAAAGTTCAAAGCATCCGCAAATATTGATGGGACGAAGCGCGGTTTTGGTGGATGGACCTTTATCGCTGGACTGGCGCAGTGCGAGCGCATCACAATGGCGCAGTTTGCGAACGGTCTTTCACCTTTGGTGGAACGCGTTGTGCTGGACAGGACGGACCTGACGGGTACTTACGACATTGAGGTGCGATGGACGCCGGAGAAATCTGCCAACGCGGCCAATGACAATGGCCTGGATGCGGCGGCTACACCGGGCATTGTGACGGCGTTGCGTGAGCAGGCGGGGTTGAAGCTGACATCTGCGAAGGCGATGGTTCCTTTACTGGTGATTGATGGCATGGAACAGCCCGAGCAACAGTAA
- the ruvX gene encoding Holliday junction resolvase RuvX: protein MSDVTRVLGFDVGERRVGIAVTDALGMAQPLITMGRSSQKEELRNIARLVRKHNVTAMVVGHPRNMDGSASAQTLKCQAYATALREHFAMPVHLQDERLSSAEADEWLDAHGYARGAERKGLLDRVAAMVILQDWMDAQGRTNIAQGSPE from the coding sequence ATGAGCGATGTGACGCGCGTGCTTGGTTTTGATGTGGGAGAACGGCGTGTTGGCATTGCTGTAACCGATGCGCTGGGGATGGCGCAGCCTTTGATCACGATGGGGCGTTCGTCGCAGAAGGAAGAGTTGCGCAACATTGCGCGACTGGTGCGCAAACACAACGTGACTGCGATGGTGGTGGGGCATCCACGGAACATGGACGGCAGTGCGAGTGCGCAGACGCTGAAGTGTCAGGCGTATGCCACAGCGTTGCGGGAACACTTCGCTATGCCTGTTCATTTGCAGGATGAGAGGCTTTCCTCTGCCGAGGCGGATGAGTGGCTGGACGCGCATGGCTATGCTCGCGGAGCCGAACGCAAGGGCTTGCTGGATCGCGTGGCGGCCATGGTGATATTGCAGGATTGGATGGACGCGCAGGGCCGGACGAACATCGCACAGGGCAGCCCGGAATAA